From the Desulfatirhabdium butyrativorans DSM 18734 genome, one window contains:
- a CDS encoding L-lactate permease encodes MSNLNLFLWSWSPVLLLTVLAVGLKQSALALSVFGTAFSLLLTVWVFQTPVPVVLMAGLDGVFTTFPLLLVIFAGIFLSQLLLSTGSLGRIVNWFMQGVSSPFLRNLLITIGVGNFMEGASVIAEPVVAPMLRAGGVTPVGSAALSIIGYSGMMTLELSGMILAVHSLITGLPIQTLAVASAWLSIPASLLMAACIPFYLRGSEDSGVDFGRQMVISLGSGLIASIIALVTVYLAGPSLAGMIGGLGLMLILFRLGVRKMAITRQIAMDLSPFALMMVSLFLINTVPFLKVLTFERLRWTFRIIPVHTLVLTPFFSAYLYLFLASIMTIRIFGMGKSQMLNVIQAGFKKGWRPSLAMALFGAMGQMIAYSGYTAHFASLNHPNHIPWVLSEGLKLYTGSLYPLFVPVLGWAGTFLTGYGVASLMLFGILQIQAAGLLGISPVWLSAGLAVGASIGSISSPFKIAIAAPMCGAVGKEGDILRWTIPIGIGCTIILGAILLLLV; translated from the coding sequence ATGAGCAATCTCAACCTCTTTTTGTGGAGTTGGTCTCCGGTATTGCTGCTGACGGTTCTGGCGGTTGGATTGAAACAGTCGGCGCTTGCGCTTTCCGTTTTCGGAACCGCCTTCAGTCTGCTGCTGACCGTCTGGGTGTTTCAAACCCCGGTTCCGGTCGTGCTGATGGCTGGCCTGGATGGCGTGTTCACCACATTTCCCCTGCTGCTGGTGATCTTCGCCGGTATTTTCCTGAGCCAGCTTCTGCTCTCCACCGGATCGCTGGGCCGCATCGTCAACTGGTTCATGCAGGGGGTCAGCAGCCCGTTTTTGCGCAATCTGCTGATCACGATCGGTGTAGGCAATTTCATGGAAGGGGCCAGCGTCATCGCAGAGCCGGTTGTGGCGCCCATGCTTCGCGCAGGCGGCGTCACACCCGTCGGATCGGCTGCATTGTCCATTATCGGTTATTCGGGCATGATGACACTGGAGCTCTCCGGCATGATTCTGGCGGTGCATTCGCTGATTACCGGTCTGCCGATCCAGACATTGGCCGTTGCCTCCGCATGGCTTTCCATACCGGCATCCCTGCTGATGGCAGCCTGCATTCCATTTTACCTGAGAGGCTCGGAAGATTCCGGGGTCGATTTCGGCAGGCAGATGGTTATTTCTCTGGGATCGGGCCTGATCGCCTCCATCATTGCCTTGGTCACTGTCTATCTCGCCGGACCGTCGCTGGCCGGGATGATCGGCGGGCTGGGATTGATGCTGATCCTGTTTCGGCTGGGCGTTCGAAAAATGGCCATCACACGGCAGATTGCCATGGATCTGTCGCCGTTTGCCCTCATGATGGTCAGTCTCTTTCTCATCAACACCGTACCGTTTCTCAAAGTCCTGACATTCGAGCGTCTTCGCTGGACGTTTCGGATCATTCCGGTGCATACCCTCGTGCTGACCCCGTTTTTCTCGGCCTATCTGTATCTGTTCCTGGCTTCGATCATGACGATCCGTATCTTCGGCATGGGCAAATCCCAAATGCTCAACGTCATCCAGGCGGGGTTCAAGAAAGGATGGCGGCCGTCCCTTGCCATGGCGCTTTTCGGTGCCATGGGGCAGATGATCGCCTATTCCGGATATACGGCCCATTTCGCATCGCTGAACCATCCGAATCACATTCCCTGGGTGCTTTCCGAAGGGCTCAAATTGTATACCGGGAGCCTGTATCCGCTGTTTGTACCGGTTCTCGGATGGGCCGGAACATTCTTGACTGGTTACGGCGTGGCGTCCCTGATGCTGTTCGGCATTCTTCAGATTCAGGCTGCAGGACTGCTCGGCATATCGCCGGTTTGGCTTTCCGCAGGGTTGGCCGTCGGCGCATCCATCGGCTCCATTTCATCACCGTTCAAGATCGCCATTGCTGCCCCCATGTGCGGCGCCGTCGGAAAAGAAGGGGATATCCTTCGATGGACCATTCCCATCGGCATCGGCTGTACCATCATTCTGGGGGCGATTCTGCTGCTGTTGGTGTAG
- a CDS encoding methyl-accepting chemotaxis protein: MKINTLLGTAMLGLLVLSMANSVVLYVQNDNIRKNTEIMITDQILLKDIGEMYAMGLQTGQAARNVLINPKDEQAKKNYRNAHEAFLKSQAEAASLATGSMKDLLGSILEMWSKDHELKTAVQQHAVSGHPDDAIALLNQVETPLWRALKEKLFELRKIQEIESAKRVAEVQQAIRRSGLMNITNFFLVILILAGTWLLFQKRIIKPINLLAKGLADGADQVTSAAEQVASASQTLAEGTSEQASSIEETSSALEEMSSMTKQNARHTGQVNTLMADVQRVVGEANASMNQLTGSMTDISKASEETFKIIKTIDEIAFQTNLLALNAAVEAARAGEAGAGFAVVADEVRNLAMRAAEAAKNTSGMIEETVKRVRDGSLLVSQTNEAFRQVETSSARIAELIGEVATASNEQAQGIEQVNMAVTEMDKVTQNNAATAEETASASEQLSAQAEQMKGMVNQVVVLAGGDQNAGKNRELNSFQSSRRKSIAKGINVTKTGVVGPEKLIALDENDLSDY, encoded by the coding sequence ATGAAAATCAATACACTCCTGGGTACTGCCATGCTGGGCCTTCTGGTTTTGTCGATGGCAAACTCCGTCGTTCTGTATGTCCAGAATGATAACATCCGTAAGAATACGGAAATCATGATCACCGACCAGATATTGCTCAAGGACATTGGTGAGATGTATGCAATGGGTCTGCAGACCGGACAGGCGGCCCGAAATGTTCTGATCAATCCGAAAGATGAACAGGCCAAGAAGAATTATCGGAACGCTCACGAGGCATTTCTGAAAAGCCAAGCGGAAGCGGCTTCGCTTGCAACCGGATCCATGAAGGATTTGCTGGGGAGTATTCTGGAAATGTGGAGCAAAGATCATGAACTGAAAACCGCTGTTCAGCAGCATGCCGTTTCGGGCCATCCCGATGATGCGATAGCCTTGCTCAATCAGGTTGAAACACCGCTGTGGCGGGCGCTGAAAGAAAAACTCTTCGAACTGCGCAAGATTCAGGAAATCGAGTCGGCCAAACGTGTGGCTGAAGTTCAACAGGCCATCCGGAGATCCGGTCTGATGAATATTACCAATTTTTTTCTGGTTATCTTGATCCTGGCGGGGACATGGCTGCTGTTCCAGAAAAGAATCATCAAACCGATCAACCTGCTGGCCAAAGGATTGGCGGATGGGGCGGATCAGGTGACTTCCGCTGCGGAACAGGTAGCCTCCGCAAGCCAGACTTTAGCGGAAGGGACATCCGAGCAAGCCTCCAGTATTGAAGAAACTTCATCCGCGCTTGAAGAAATGTCCTCCATGACCAAACAGAATGCGCGTCATACCGGGCAGGTGAACACGCTCATGGCGGATGTCCAAAGGGTGGTCGGGGAAGCCAATGCGTCCATGAACCAGCTTACCGGTTCGATGACCGATATATCCAAAGCCAGTGAAGAGACCTTCAAGATCATCAAGACCATCGATGAAATTGCTTTTCAGACAAACCTGCTGGCGTTGAATGCGGCTGTCGAGGCGGCCCGGGCTGGCGAAGCCGGTGCAGGCTTCGCCGTGGTGGCCGATGAGGTCAGAAATCTGGCCATGCGTGCGGCAGAGGCGGCAAAAAATACCTCCGGCATGATCGAAGAAACCGTCAAGAGGGTTCGGGATGGTTCCCTCTTGGTCTCTCAGACCAATGAAGCTTTCCGCCAGGTAGAGACCAGTTCTGCCAGGATCGCCGAATTGATCGGTGAAGTGGCGACAGCCTCCAATGAGCAGGCCCAAGGTATTGAACAGGTCAACATGGCCGTCACCGAGATGGACAAAGTGACCCAGAACAATGCGGCCACTGCCGAAGAAACTGCATCCGCCAGTGAACAGCTCAGCGCCCAGGCGGAACAGATGAAAGGCATGGTCAATCAGGTCGTGGTACTGGCGGGTGGCGATCAGAATGCTGGAAAGAACCGGGAGTTGAATTCTTTTCAATCTTCCCGGAGGAAATCCATTGCAAAAGGGATCAATGTAACCAAGACAGGGGTGGTGGGGCCGGAAAAGCTGATCGCCCTGGATGAAAACGACTTGAGCGATTATTGA
- a CDS encoding alanine-zipper protein gives MRTKNWNGTLSTMIILALIFCFAGLNGCATLSKEDRALLDSAKQSAEQARAAAEQAKAAAARTEAINQKLESMGARLDKAASSAEQAANRADMAATKAANATERAEAAAQKTERIFEKSLKK, from the coding sequence ATGCGAACGAAAAACTGGAACGGAACCTTGTCCACGATGATTATTCTGGCGCTCATTTTCTGCTTTGCCGGCCTCAACGGCTGTGCAACCCTCAGCAAGGAAGACAGGGCGCTGCTGGATAGCGCCAAACAGTCGGCCGAGCAGGCCAGAGCAGCGGCCGAGCAGGCCAAAGCGGCGGCCGCCCGAACTGAGGCCATCAACCAGAAGCTGGAATCCATGGGCGCCCGCCTCGACAAGGCCGCGTCCAGCGCCGAGCAGGCGGCCAACCGGGCCGATATGGCTGCTACCAAAGCGGCAAATGCCACTGAACGCGCAGAAGCCGCTGCTCAAAAGACGGAGCGTATTTTCGAAAAATCCCTTAAAAAATAG
- a CDS encoding DUF362 domain-containing protein, translated as MSTVMIHPAQTYADVEPAVRRAFELFPLELKGKKVFIKPNVLRSSRTEEAIVTHPAVLSAVIRMVESLEPASIIVGDNPGVVSYGANEESFRQTGLMQAAGSYYRNIGTDAVPVPFNPEYRQSISISKAVLDADIVISLPKFKTHGLTVITGAIKNSYGMLPGAQKAQLHKEAGNPARFHELIVDVFRIRIPDLFIVDAVVGMEGNGPASTELRDIGVILASDNAVALDGVIATMMGCDPAKLGFLRKAKALGLGDFDLDTIDVIGELKRLPDFKLPPLGGEANIQNPAIQQMLHRPTELTPQADPERCTGCGTCVDQCPASALSLVERLPVVDRDLCIRCFCCQEMCPEKAMALR; from the coding sequence ATGTCAACCGTCATGATCCATCCGGCACAAACCTATGCGGACGTGGAGCCGGCCGTCCGCAGGGCCTTCGAACTCTTTCCATTGGAACTGAAGGGCAAGAAGGTGTTCATCAAGCCCAACGTCCTGCGGTCATCCAGGACCGAGGAAGCCATCGTCACCCATCCGGCCGTTTTGTCCGCCGTCATCCGGATGGTCGAATCCCTGGAACCGGCATCCATCATCGTCGGCGACAATCCAGGTGTCGTCAGCTATGGGGCAAACGAAGAAAGTTTCCGGCAAACCGGACTGATGCAGGCGGCCGGGAGCTATTACCGAAACATCGGCACGGATGCTGTACCCGTCCCGTTCAACCCGGAATACCGGCAAAGCATCAGCATATCGAAGGCCGTTCTCGATGCGGATATCGTGATCAGCCTTCCCAAATTCAAGACGCATGGCCTTACGGTCATCACCGGGGCGATCAAGAACAGTTACGGCATGCTGCCAGGAGCGCAAAAAGCCCAACTGCACAAGGAAGCAGGCAACCCGGCCCGTTTTCACGAGCTCATCGTGGACGTTTTCCGCATCCGGATTCCGGATCTCTTCATTGTGGATGCCGTCGTCGGCATGGAAGGCAACGGCCCCGCATCGACGGAGCTGCGGGATATCGGCGTGATCCTGGCCTCCGACAATGCCGTGGCCCTGGATGGAGTTATCGCGACGATGATGGGGTGCGACCCGGCCAAACTCGGATTTCTGCGCAAGGCCAAGGCGCTTGGGCTGGGCGATTTCGATCTCGATACGATCGATGTGATCGGTGAGCTGAAACGGCTGCCGGATTTCAAACTGCCCCCGCTCGGCGGGGAAGCGAACATCCAGAACCCGGCCATTCAGCAGATGCTTCACAGGCCAACGGAACTGACACCCCAGGCCGACCCCGAACGCTGCACCGGCTGCGGCACGTGCGTCGATCAGTGCCCGGCATCGGCGCTTTCCCTTGTGGAGCGGCTTCCCGTCGTCGATCGGGATCTCTGCATCCGCTGTTTCTGCTGCCAGGAAATGTGCCCGGAAAAGGCCATGGCGCTTCGCTGA
- a CDS encoding L,D-transpeptidase family protein, protein MNPGTTCYGTTRSVKVNEKETLLDIARDLDLGYNQIIAANPETDPWVPAKTSLVTVPTAFILPRESEYTGIVVNLAEMRLYYFMSDGGHDYFLTAPIGVGTEGFLTKPGNYKVKSKTVNPTWVVPESIKKLEPDLPDKVPPGPDNPMGDFALRLSQMEYAIHGTNKPWGIGRRVSHGCMRMYPEDIAELYSLVQVGTAVHVIYEPIKIGWGDGKCWIQVFDDYDGQITNPVSKVTDDLSFYETAKGPLEIDFKALFRALKEKTGMPVAIAQPKAP, encoded by the coding sequence ATGAATCCCGGTACGACCTGCTACGGAACGACCCGTTCGGTGAAAGTAAACGAGAAGGAAACACTGCTGGACATCGCCCGGGATCTGGATCTGGGGTACAATCAGATCATTGCCGCAAATCCGGAAACCGATCCCTGGGTGCCTGCCAAAACGAGTCTCGTGACAGTACCGACCGCTTTCATCCTTCCCCGGGAAAGCGAATACACAGGCATTGTCGTCAATTTGGCAGAGATGCGCCTTTACTATTTCATGTCGGACGGCGGCCACGATTATTTTCTAACGGCACCCATCGGTGTCGGTACCGAGGGCTTTCTCACCAAACCGGGCAATTATAAGGTGAAAAGCAAGACAGTCAATCCGACCTGGGTGGTGCCGGAGTCCATCAAAAAACTGGAGCCTGACCTTCCGGACAAGGTACCGCCGGGACCGGACAATCCGATGGGCGATTTTGCCCTCCGTCTATCCCAAATGGAATATGCCATTCATGGGACGAATAAGCCGTGGGGAATCGGCCGGCGGGTAAGTCACGGCTGCATGCGCATGTATCCGGAAGACATTGCCGAACTTTATTCATTGGTGCAGGTGGGGACAGCGGTTCATGTGATTTATGAACCCATCAAGATCGGCTGGGGTGACGGGAAATGCTGGATTCAGGTCTTTGACGACTATGACGGCCAAATTACCAATCCGGTTTCCAAAGTAACGGATGACCTTTCCTTTTACGAAACGGCCAAGGGACCACTGGAGATCGATTTCAAGGCCCTTTTCAGGGCCTTGAAGGAAAAAACCGGCATGCCGGTAGCTATCGCGCAGCCCAAAGCGCCATGA
- a CDS encoding c-type heme family protein, with the protein MKSSEKALSSRHHSTIQNKFLIGLAVIFLMLGVVFLFALHIHLREILHIETEANAEIVFSHLTALQNYVRTMLRPAARQVLPPDEFLLEAMSTSFVTRKVLVDLNSEKDQYVYRRVAVSPRNPLSAANEMERELIQYFQEHPEKSTRTDYRMIGEREYYVMARPVHFERECLMCHGNPTDAPRVLIERYGATNGFGRSEGELAGLDLVAMPVDKSLQHIREAITLFGGFFFVVALGMFLLISFFFNRLVVTNLRRLSGIFRETFQHPKDQLILDRLDEGDEIRSLLEAFEAFAFHLKEARLQLEDYAANLESKVRRRTADLSREAAEHRTDVRLFVELLGDLSKSERPDDLLQTALPRIAQRFGATRSAYLCAPLGRHRFVWPGPEAEFLIPKDWLALIQDGQVRMENERVYVPVSSLEWNRGILALIWDGRTRPDIAPEILAALGQQVGIALENLEAVDAMLTQNKLLERIFDGISDPMLLVDAAGAIILANPSARNLSETIRPKASLAAWFQALTGFREPDERLISSLCAQTPSNLEFELTGPRHFSVNVYPLRNSEDNDRAVVYIRETTSEKRLLARMQQSEKLSALGRLAAGLAHEINNPLGVIQCYAQLLQKSQMEPQVRADLDIILNHTRKAQAILKGLLGMARRNSDGASGNADLNEVIRGIVQIFRVQTEASGVALDIDLAQDIPAVAADTSAIEQILTNLLVNALDAVPDRTGRILIRTSMDRNQQAVLLQVSDNGPGIAAEHVKQIFDPFFTTKEIGKGTGLGLTVVYELMTEIGGTIDVHPGPGATFELHFPVAPPHDAGLTGMASDQGCPA; encoded by the coding sequence ATGAAATCTTCCGAAAAAGCCCTTTCTTCCCGCCACCACAGCACCATTCAGAACAAATTTCTGATCGGGCTTGCCGTCATTTTCCTGATGCTTGGCGTGGTGTTTCTGTTTGCACTGCACATCCATCTGCGGGAAATTCTGCACATCGAAACGGAGGCCAATGCCGAAATCGTCTTTTCGCACCTGACCGCCCTTCAGAATTATGTCCGTACGATGCTGCGGCCTGCCGCCCGGCAGGTTCTGCCACCGGATGAATTCCTGCTCGAGGCCATGAGCACCTCGTTTGTGACGCGCAAGGTGCTGGTCGATCTGAACAGCGAAAAAGACCAGTACGTCTATCGACGCGTTGCGGTATCCCCGAGGAATCCTCTCAGTGCGGCCAACGAAATGGAGCGGGAGCTCATCCAGTATTTTCAGGAGCATCCGGAAAAAAGCACACGTACCGATTACCGCATGATCGGGGAACGGGAATACTACGTCATGGCCAGACCCGTTCATTTCGAGCGGGAATGCCTGATGTGCCACGGCAATCCGACCGATGCGCCCCGGGTGCTGATCGAGCGATACGGTGCAACGAACGGGTTCGGCAGAAGCGAAGGTGAACTGGCCGGTCTGGACCTGGTCGCCATGCCGGTGGACAAGTCCCTTCAACATATCCGTGAAGCCATCACCCTGTTCGGCGGATTCTTTTTCGTGGTGGCGCTGGGCATGTTCCTGCTCATTTCCTTCTTTTTCAACCGGCTGGTCGTCACCAACCTGCGCAGGCTTTCGGGCATCTTTCGCGAAACGTTTCAACATCCGAAAGACCAGCTCATTCTCGACCGGCTCGATGAAGGCGATGAAATCCGCTCCCTGCTCGAAGCCTTCGAAGCTTTCGCCTTCCACCTGAAGGAGGCAAGATTGCAGTTGGAAGACTACGCGGCCAATCTGGAAAGCAAGGTCCGGCGCCGAACGGCGGATCTCAGCCGGGAAGCCGCGGAACACCGCACCGATGTGCGCCTTTTTGTCGAGCTGCTGGGGGATCTGAGCAAAAGCGAGCGCCCGGACGATCTGCTGCAGACAGCGCTTCCCCGAATTGCTCAGCGCTTCGGGGCCACCCGCTCGGCATATCTGTGCGCGCCGTTGGGTCGTCATCGTTTTGTGTGGCCAGGACCTGAAGCCGAGTTTCTGATACCGAAAGACTGGCTCGCCCTCATCCAGGATGGTCAGGTCCGCATGGAAAACGAAAGGGTCTATGTTCCGGTAAGCTCCCTGGAATGGAACCGGGGAATTCTCGCCCTGATCTGGGACGGAAGGACAAGACCCGATATCGCCCCGGAAATCCTGGCGGCGCTTGGACAGCAGGTGGGGATCGCTCTCGAAAACCTGGAAGCCGTCGATGCGATGCTCACACAGAACAAGCTGCTCGAACGCATTTTCGACGGCATCTCCGATCCGATGCTCCTGGTGGATGCCGCAGGCGCCATCATTCTGGCCAATCCATCCGCCAGAAACCTTTCGGAAACCATCCGGCCAAAAGCCTCTTTGGCTGCCTGGTTCCAGGCCCTGACCGGTTTTCGGGAACCCGATGAGCGGCTGATCTCTTCCCTTTGCGCCCAAACCCCGTCCAATCTCGAATTCGAGCTTACCGGACCTCGCCATTTTTCGGTAAATGTCTATCCCCTTCGAAATAGCGAAGACAACGACCGGGCTGTGGTGTATATTCGCGAAACCACTTCCGAAAAACGGCTTCTGGCAAGAATGCAGCAGAGCGAAAAGCTGTCCGCCCTGGGGCGCCTGGCTGCCGGTCTTGCCCATGAAATCAACAATCCGCTTGGCGTCATCCAGTGCTATGCGCAATTGCTCCAGAAAAGCCAGATGGAACCACAGGTCAGGGCCGATCTCGACATCATCCTCAACCATACCCGAAAAGCGCAAGCGATCCTGAAGGGCCTGCTCGGCATGGCCAGACGGAACAGCGACGGCGCTTCGGGAAATGCGGACCTGAATGAAGTGATTCGCGGCATCGTCCAGATTTTTCGTGTGCAAACCGAAGCTTCCGGTGTAGCATTGGACATCGATCTGGCTCAGGATATCCCAGCCGTTGCTGCAGATACATCCGCCATAGAACAGATCCTGACCAACCTGCTGGTCAACGCTCTGGACGCCGTCCCGGATCGAACGGGGCGGATTCTGATCCGAACAAGCATGGATCGAAACCAGCAGGCCGTTCTCCTGCAGGTTTCCGACAACGGACCGGGGATTGCAGCGGAACATGTGAAACAGATTTTCGATCCGTTTTTCACCACCAAGGAAATCGGCAAAGGTACCGGATTGGGGTTGACCGTGGTTTATGAGCTCATGACGGAAATCGGCGGAACCATCGACGTTCATCCTGGCCCAGGGGCCACGTTCGAATTACATTTCCCGGTTGCGCCGCCCCATGACGCAGGTTTGACCGGCATGGCATCGGATCAAGGATGTCCGGCATGA
- a CDS encoding sigma-54-dependent transcriptional regulator, translating into MNRHPLPAEYSDKAQQAVLIVDDQRDFAVGLSRLILSQFPQLNCRFCSSAEEALQELERTDFDVLITDLRMPKISGQDLLTAALSMQPSLTVIMLTAYGTVETAVAALKEGAYDFLTKPIDQDHLFRIVGKALERSRLLQENARLREKAAECACSDLLVGESPAMRRLHKTIAAVAASDYTVLILGESGTGKELVARSIQALSARANAPFVIVNCPSIPDTLLESELFGHVKGAFTGADRTRKGLFVAADRGTILLDEIGDIPAGVQAKLLRVLQDGEVRPVGANTAARVNLRILASTNRNLEAKITDQSFREDLYFRLNVLPIHVPPLRERTEDIPLIASHFLMNICRELASGQKEFSPEVLSYLTCRQWPGNVRELLNFVRRLAVFCTGDRIEMAHVRLVESGPSIEQDGCNPFSPYKETKQAVLAEFTRSYVRRILEHTHGNISEAARISGIERFTLQKIIKRMNIDTESFRKG; encoded by the coding sequence ATGAATCGACACCCGCTGCCCGCCGAATATTCGGACAAAGCCCAGCAGGCTGTTCTGATCGTCGATGACCAGCGGGACTTTGCCGTCGGACTCTCCCGGCTGATCCTCAGCCAGTTTCCGCAGCTGAATTGCCGTTTCTGCTCTTCGGCTGAAGAAGCCCTGCAGGAGCTGGAACGAACCGATTTCGATGTGTTGATCACCGATCTGCGCATGCCGAAAATTTCCGGACAGGACCTGCTGACTGCCGCCCTGTCGATGCAGCCATCCCTGACGGTGATCATGCTCACGGCCTATGGTACTGTCGAAACCGCAGTGGCGGCACTCAAGGAAGGGGCTTACGATTTTCTCACCAAACCGATCGATCAGGACCACCTGTTCCGGATCGTGGGAAAGGCACTGGAGCGAAGCCGGTTGTTGCAGGAAAACGCCCGGCTGCGCGAGAAGGCGGCCGAATGCGCCTGCAGCGACCTGCTCGTCGGTGAAAGCCCTGCCATGCGACGGCTGCACAAGACCATCGCGGCTGTGGCCGCATCCGACTACACCGTGCTGATTCTGGGGGAATCCGGCACCGGAAAGGAGCTGGTCGCCCGATCCATTCAGGCGCTGAGCGCGCGGGCCAACGCACCTTTTGTCATCGTCAATTGCCCGTCCATTCCGGATACCTTGCTGGAAAGCGAGCTGTTCGGGCACGTCAAGGGGGCCTTCACCGGAGCGGATCGCACCCGCAAAGGCTTGTTTGTCGCCGCAGACCGGGGCACCATCCTGCTCGATGAAATCGGCGACATTCCGGCCGGCGTTCAAGCAAAGCTCCTGCGGGTTCTCCAGGACGGCGAGGTCCGACCCGTCGGCGCCAATACCGCAGCCCGCGTCAATCTGCGCATTCTCGCATCCACCAACCGGAACCTCGAGGCCAAAATCACCGATCAAAGCTTTCGGGAAGATCTGTATTTCCGGCTCAACGTACTGCCCATTCACGTACCGCCGCTTCGGGAACGCACCGAAGACATCCCCCTGATCGCAAGCCATTTCCTGATGAACATCTGCCGGGAGCTGGCCTCAGGCCAGAAAGAATTCTCCCCGGAAGTGCTGAGCTATCTGACGTGCCGCCAATGGCCGGGCAACGTCCGGGAACTGCTCAATTTCGTTCGAAGGCTGGCTGTGTTCTGCACTGGCGACCGCATCGAGATGGCACACGTTCGGCTGGTGGAAAGCGGCCCGTCCATCGAACAGGACGGCTGTAACCCGTTTTCTCCCTACAAGGAAACCAAACAGGCGGTATTGGCAGAATTTACGAGAAGTTATGTGCGGCGCATCCTGGAACATACCCATGGGAACATCTCCGAGGCCGCCCGCATCAGCGGCATTGAACGATTTACGCTGCAAAAGATCATCAAGCGCATGAACATCGATACCGAATCCTTCCGAAAAGGTTGA
- a CDS encoding enoyl-CoA hydratase-related protein, translating to MNLTQTLYEIQDGIATITLHRPERMNAFTPTMRNELIDLFQEADRDDDVRVVVVTGAGKAFCAGADLSSGPSTFDRGIRDGHDVRIADHRDGGGQVSLAVFKCRKPVIAAINGHAVGIGITMTLPMDMRIVAEDAKIAFPFTRRGVVPEACSSWFLPRIVGVAKATEWVYTGRTFRASEEVASGLFNHVVPKDRVLDKAMAIAREIAENTSAVSVALAKALLWHGQAEPDPQSVHLIDSRCFFWMGRQKDAYEGIESFLQKRPPQFSMKVSSDMPDFYPWWKEPNV from the coding sequence ATGAATCTGACACAGACGCTGTATGAAATCCAGGATGGTATCGCCACCATCACACTGCATCGGCCAGAGAGGATGAATGCCTTCACGCCGACCATGCGAAACGAGCTGATCGACCTTTTCCAGGAGGCCGATCGGGACGATGACGTCCGGGTGGTCGTCGTGACGGGGGCGGGCAAGGCATTCTGCGCAGGGGCCGATCTTTCCTCCGGTCCTTCCACCTTCGACCGCGGCATCCGAGATGGGCATGACGTGCGGATAGCCGATCACCGGGACGGCGGAGGCCAGGTATCTCTGGCCGTTTTCAAATGCCGCAAACCGGTGATTGCAGCCATCAACGGCCATGCGGTCGGCATCGGCATCACCATGACCCTCCCGATGGACATGCGGATCGTTGCGGAAGATGCCAAAATCGCGTTTCCGTTTACCCGCCGCGGGGTCGTCCCAGAGGCTTGCTCGTCCTGGTTTCTACCCCGGATTGTCGGCGTGGCCAAGGCAACAGAGTGGGTCTATACGGGAAGGACTTTTCGAGCCTCCGAAGAGGTGGCATCCGGACTGTTCAACCATGTCGTTCCCAAAGATCGGGTTCTGGACAAGGCCATGGCCATCGCCCGCGAGATCGCGGAGAACACCTCTGCCGTATCCGTCGCCCTGGCCAAGGCGCTTTTGTGGCATGGACAGGCGGAGCCCGATCCGCAATCGGTCCACCTCATCGACTCCAGGTGCTTTTTCTGGATGGGCCGCCAGAAAGACGCCTACGAGGGAATCGAAAGTTTTTTGCAGAAACGGCCGCCGCAATTTTCGATGAAGGTTTCTTCCGATATGCCGGATTTTTACCCCTGGTGGAAAGAACCGAACGTGTAA